From the genome of Vibrio navarrensis, one region includes:
- the pyrE gene encoding orotate phosphoribosyltransferase, translated as MKAYQREFIEFALEKQVLKFGEFTLKSGRKSPYFFNAGLFNTGRDLARLGRFYAAALADSGIEFDVLFGPAYKGIPIATTTAVALADHHDIDTPYCFNRKEAKDHGEGGNLVGSALEGRIMLVDDVITAGTAIRESMEIIQANGADLAGVLVAIDRQEKGKGELSAIQEVERDFGCAVISIVSLSDLITYLEEKGDATEHLAAVKAYREQFGV; from the coding sequence ATGAAAGCATACCAGCGTGAGTTTATTGAATTTGCCTTAGAGAAACAGGTCCTGAAATTTGGTGAGTTTACCTTAAAATCAGGTCGTAAAAGTCCTTACTTTTTTAACGCTGGTCTTTTCAATACTGGCCGTGATTTGGCGCGACTAGGCCGTTTTTATGCCGCTGCACTGGCTGATTCTGGTATTGAGTTTGATGTGCTGTTTGGCCCTGCTTACAAAGGCATTCCTATCGCCACTACGACCGCAGTGGCCTTGGCGGATCACCACGATATTGATACGCCTTACTGTTTTAACCGCAAAGAAGCCAAAGATCACGGCGAAGGCGGTAACTTAGTCGGCTCCGCGCTGGAAGGGCGCATTATGCTGGTGGATGATGTGATTACCGCAGGCACGGCGATTCGTGAATCGATGGAAATTATTCAGGCCAACGGCGCCGATTTAGCTGGGGTGCTAGTGGCGATTGACCGTCAGGAAAAGGGCAAAGGCGAACTCTCTGCGATTCAAGAAGTGGAGCGTGATTTCGGCTGCGCGGTGATCTCGATTGTCAGCCTATCGGATTTGATCACCTACCTAGAAGAGAAAGGTGATGCGACTGAGCACCTCGCCGCGGTTAAAGCGTACCGTGAGCAGTTTGGTGTTTAA